In the genome of Nonlabens sp. MB-3u-79, one region contains:
- a CDS encoding peptide-methionine (S)-S-oxide reductase, producing MKTNTQLGLGGGCHWCTEAVFQAIDGVESVEQGYISSTAPYENKSEAVIIHFTDQVDLEKLIDIHLQTHAATKQHSRRNDYRSAIYYIDEELKNRIEVIISSLSRKRKQTYITKVLELESFEPSRESIQNYYQTRPEAPFCKRYIEPKLKLVKKLTSSIN from the coding sequence ATGAAAACGAATACTCAACTAGGTCTTGGCGGTGGTTGTCATTGGTGTACCGAAGCTGTTTTTCAAGCAATTGATGGTGTGGAAAGCGTAGAGCAAGGTTATATTTCAAGCACGGCTCCGTATGAGAACAAGAGTGAAGCAGTCATCATTCATTTTACAGACCAAGTAGATTTGGAAAAATTAATCGATATCCATCTACAGACACATGCTGCAACAAAGCAGCACAGTCGTCGTAATGATTATCGAAGTGCGATCTATTATATTGATGAAGAATTAAAAAATAGAATAGAAGTAATTATTAGCTCGCTTTCGCGAAAGCGAAAACAAACATACATCACTAAAGTTTTGGAATTGGAATCCTTTGAGCCATCGCGGGAGTCTATTCAGAATTATTATCAAACCAGACCAGAGGCGCCTTTTTGCAAACGCTATATTGAGCCTAAACTGAAGCTGGTAAAGAAGTTGACTAGCTCCATTAATTGA
- the prfA gene encoding peptide chain release factor 1: MIDKLNIVKNRFDEINDLIIQPDIISDQKRYVQLTKEYKDLKNLMDKREIYIELTANLEEAQEIISDGSDADMVEMAQMQLEEAKEAIPALEEEIRMMLVPKDPEDSKNAVMEIRAGAGGDEASIFAGDLFRMYEKYCSSKGWSTSIVDTSHGTSGGYKEIIMEVNGEDVYGTLKFEAGVHRVQRVPQTETQGRVHTSAATVMVLPEAEEFDLELDMSEVRIERTTSTGPGGQSVNTTYSAIKLHHEPTGMIVSCQDQKSSHKNLEKALKVLRSRLYDIELAKKMAADSEKRKSMVSTGDRSAKIRTYNYSQGRVTDHRINLTLYDLDNIINGDIQKIIDELRLVDNTEKLQMNDDGI, from the coding sequence ATGATAGATAAATTAAATATTGTAAAAAACCGTTTTGACGAGATAAATGACTTGATCATACAGCCAGATATTATTTCTGATCAAAAACGATATGTACAACTTACAAAAGAATATAAAGATCTTAAAAACCTCATGGACAAACGTGAGATTTATATAGAACTGACTGCAAATTTAGAAGAAGCACAAGAAATCATATCAGACGGTAGCGATGCCGATATGGTAGAAATGGCACAGATGCAGCTAGAAGAAGCTAAAGAAGCTATTCCTGCTCTAGAAGAAGAAATACGCATGATGCTGGTTCCTAAAGATCCAGAGGATTCTAAAAATGCCGTTATGGAAATACGTGCAGGTGCTGGTGGTGATGAAGCGAGTATTTTTGCTGGTGATCTTTTTAGAATGTACGAAAAGTATTGCTCTAGTAAAGGCTGGAGTACCAGTATCGTAGATACCAGTCATGGAACTAGTGGTGGTTATAAAGAAATCATCATGGAGGTAAATGGTGAGGACGTTTACGGTACCTTAAAGTTTGAAGCTGGAGTGCACCGGGTACAACGGGTCCCTCAGACAGAGACTCAAGGACGAGTGCATACAAGTGCTGCAACAGTTATGGTATTGCCAGAAGCGGAAGAATTTGACTTAGAACTCGACATGTCTGAAGTACGTATCGAGCGCACTACATCAACTGGTCCTGGAGGACAGTCGGTAAACACGACTTACTCTGCTATTAAATTACACCACGAGCCTACCGGAATGATCGTGAGCTGTCAAGATCAGAAGTCTTCTCATAAAAACTTAGAGAAAGCCCTCAAAGTATTGCGTTCTCGTTTATATGATATCGAACTCGCAAAGAAAATGGCAGCCGACTCTGAAAAACGCAAGAGCATGGTAAGCACTGGTGACCGTAGTGCCAAAATTAGAACCTACAACTACTCTCAAGGACGTGTAACAGATCACCGCATCAATTTAACTTTGTACGATCTAGATAACATCATCAATGGTGATATTCAAAAAATTATCGACGAGCTGCGATTGGTAGATAATACGGAGAAGTTGCAAATGAATGATGACGGAATATAA
- the pyrF gene encoding orotidine-5'-phosphate decarboxylase yields the protein MTVQKLTTQILQKKSFLCVGLDVDLEKMPAHLLQEEDPIFAFAKAIIDATHDLCVAYKPNTAFFEAYGVTGWIALEKTIKYLNENYPDHFTIADAKRGDIGNTSTRYAKAFYEDLNFDSVTIAPYMGKDSVEPFLAFENKFAILLALTSNQGAFDFQTKLIDGKPLYQEVLKTTSQYKNSDRLMYVVGATKAEYLKEIREIVPNAFLLVPGVGAQGGSLEEVVKYGKNDQIGLLVNSSRGIIYASKEKDFADAARAKAMELQQQMESLL from the coding sequence ATGACCGTACAAAAACTAACCACTCAAATACTTCAAAAAAAATCCTTCCTTTGTGTAGGCTTAGATGTGGATTTAGAAAAGATGCCAGCTCATTTATTGCAAGAAGAAGATCCTATTTTCGCTTTCGCGAAAGCGATTATAGACGCCACGCATGACTTATGTGTAGCTTATAAACCCAACACGGCATTCTTTGAGGCTTATGGAGTAACAGGATGGATAGCTTTAGAAAAAACCATTAAATACCTCAACGAGAACTATCCAGATCACTTTACGATAGCCGATGCCAAACGCGGAGACATAGGAAATACTTCTACTCGATATGCCAAAGCCTTTTACGAAGATTTGAACTTTGACAGTGTCACGATTGCTCCTTATATGGGAAAGGATTCTGTAGAACCATTTCTTGCTTTTGAAAATAAATTTGCTATTCTTCTCGCACTCACATCCAACCAAGGAGCTTTTGATTTCCAGACCAAATTAATAGATGGAAAGCCCTTGTATCAAGAAGTGCTTAAAACCACTTCGCAATACAAAAACAGTGATCGATTGATGTATGTGGTAGGCGCTACAAAAGCGGAGTATCTTAAAGAAATACGTGAAATTGTCCCTAATGCTTTTTTATTAGTTCCTGGCGTAGGCGCACAAGGTGGCAGCCTGGAAGAGGTAGTAAAGTATGGTAAAAACGATCAAATAGGATTATTAGTCAATTCTTCTCGTGGAATTATCTACGCTTCAAAAGAAAAAGATTTTGCTGATGCTGCACGAGCAAAGGCAATGGAATTACAACAGCAAATGGAATCCCTTTTGTAA
- a CDS encoding SAM-dependent methyltransferase, with protein sequence MSNVNTSDQWFASWFDTPYYHILYRDRDYTEAGAFMQRLTQRLKLDENAHIMDLACGRGRHSMYLNQLGYRVTGVDLSDSSIAFAKAELRKAVLNDSTHEESSSLAPIDTSRIEFHVHNMTLAYDQIFDAVFNLFTSFGYFDDAADNLRTVMAIKENLKPGGYGVIDFMNVPQVIKNLVAQNSKTEAGITFHNTRRFENGFIYKDIKFRDNDHDYHFTERVSALTLEDFQSYFAASGLDLVDVYGNYQLEDYDQQTSERLIMIFRN encoded by the coding sequence ATGAGCAATGTAAACACATCAGATCAATGGTTCGCTAGTTGGTTCGATACCCCTTATTACCACATCCTTTACCGAGATCGAGATTACACCGAGGCTGGAGCGTTTATGCAGCGCCTTACCCAGCGATTAAAGTTGGATGAGAATGCTCATATTATGGACCTTGCCTGTGGCCGTGGTCGTCATAGTATGTATCTCAATCAACTAGGATATCGGGTCACTGGAGTTGATTTAAGTGATAGTAGTATCGCTTTCGCGAAAGCGGAATTGAGAAAAGCTGTGTTGAATGATTCGACTCATGAAGAAAGTAGCAGCTTAGCTCCTATAGATACTTCTCGTATCGAGTTTCATGTGCACAACATGACGCTTGCTTATGATCAGATTTTTGATGCTGTTTTTAATCTTTTTACTAGTTTTGGTTACTTTGATGATGCCGCCGATAATTTGAGGACGGTTATGGCTATTAAAGAAAATCTAAAACCAGGTGGCTACGGAGTGATTGATTTTATGAATGTACCTCAGGTGATTAAAAACTTGGTAGCACAAAATTCCAAAACCGAAGCAGGCATCACCTTTCACAATACCAGACGTTTTGAAAATGGTTTTATATATAAGGATATAAAATTTAGGGATAACGACCACGATTACCACTTTACAGAACGAGTAAGCGCGTTAACTTTAGAAGATTTTCAAAGCTATTTTGCCGCTTCAGGATTAGACTTAGTAGATGTTTATGGAAATTACCAACTAGAGGACTACGATCAACAAACTTCAGAGCGATTGATCATGATTTTTAGAAATTAA
- a CDS encoding class I SAM-dependent RNA methyltransferase has translation MIAKTIFGLEEVLEQELKQLGAMNIKRGVRMVEFTGDQGFMYKANMMLRTAIRILKPIYSFSARNEVDLYDGIYQYDWSKHLTHHDTLAVHGTISSQYFNHSQYVALKTKDAIVDQIRRNTGQRPDVDTKHPDLRISVHINDQTVDVSLDTSGEPLYKRGYRSMTNEAPINEVLAAGIILLSNWDQRSSFIDPMCGSGTIAIEAAMIGANIAPNINRNEFGFEKWPDYDNQLFENIQESCLKKIREFDGKIIARDADGYTVEKAVENVKNANLTDFITVEKGDFFRDHQSASAFLMFNPPYDERISVDVEEFYKEIGDTLKQRYAGSTAWMITGNLEALKYVGLRPSRKIQLYNGKIEAKLVKYEMYKGTKKLHKVLAREEEE, from the coding sequence ATGATTGCCAAAACGATCTTTGGCCTAGAAGAAGTACTTGAACAAGAACTCAAACAACTAGGCGCCATGAATATAAAGCGTGGTGTGCGCATGGTTGAATTTACTGGGGACCAAGGATTTATGTACAAAGCAAATATGATGTTGCGTACCGCAATCAGGATTTTAAAACCTATTTATAGTTTTAGCGCACGTAATGAAGTAGATCTTTACGATGGGATATATCAATACGACTGGTCAAAGCATCTTACACACCATGACACACTTGCTGTTCATGGTACCATTTCCTCGCAATACTTTAACCACAGCCAGTATGTGGCATTGAAAACTAAAGATGCCATTGTAGATCAAATACGTCGCAATACCGGCCAAAGACCAGATGTGGATACCAAGCATCCTGATTTGAGAATATCAGTACATATTAACGATCAAACCGTAGACGTATCATTAGACACAAGTGGCGAGCCTTTATATAAACGCGGTTATAGAAGTATGACCAACGAGGCTCCTATTAATGAGGTACTTGCAGCTGGAATCATTTTATTGAGTAATTGGGACCAGCGTTCTTCATTTATCGACCCTATGTGTGGTAGTGGAACAATTGCTATTGAAGCAGCGATGATAGGGGCTAACATTGCTCCTAACATTAACCGTAACGAATTTGGTTTTGAAAAATGGCCAGATTATGACAACCAGTTGTTTGAAAATATTCAAGAAAGCTGCTTGAAAAAGATACGGGAATTTGACGGAAAAATTATCGCCAGAGATGCAGATGGTTACACCGTAGAAAAAGCGGTCGAGAATGTGAAAAATGCCAATCTTACCGACTTTATAACGGTAGAAAAAGGCGATTTCTTTAGAGACCACCAAAGCGCTAGTGCGTTCTTAATGTTTAACCCACCTTATGATGAGCGTATTTCTGTGGATGTGGAAGAATTTTACAAAGAAATAGGTGACACCTTAAAACAACGTTATGCTGGTTCTACAGCATGGATGATTACTGGAAATCTGGAAGCATTGAAATATGTAGGCTTGCGCCCTTCTCGTAAGATCCAATTGTACAACGGTAAAATTGAGGCGAAATTAGTGAAGTACGAAATGTATAAAGGGACCAAGAAGTTGCATAAGGTTCTTGCTCGTGAGGAGGAAGAATAG
- a CDS encoding ZIP family metal transporter — protein MNLLLPFLAVLLGFAAALLLKAQSKSRMKLLLAFSGAFLLSAVASEFLPEIYESGDRTYAAYLMGGVFLQIILEFFSKGAEHGHLHINKKMPVFPYLLFGSLCLHAFLEGMPLQGETSMIYGISIHKIPIAFIFTSFLLSSHYSKWKTVLIILFFAAMSPLGSLAAGNLEILQDFMLPIKALVAGIVLHVSTTLILEASEAHKFNLSKIVVMVIGGVLGFLL, from the coding sequence ATGAATTTACTATTACCATTTCTCGCCGTTTTATTGGGTTTTGCTGCGGCATTACTTTTAAAAGCACAATCAAAAAGCCGCATGAAATTGCTACTGGCTTTTTCTGGGGCCTTTTTATTGAGTGCCGTAGCCAGTGAGTTTTTACCTGAGATTTACGAAAGTGGAGACCGTACTTATGCTGCTTACCTTATGGGTGGGGTTTTCTTGCAAATTATCCTAGAGTTTTTCTCTAAAGGAGCTGAGCATGGTCATTTACATATCAATAAAAAAATGCCTGTATTTCCCTATTTGCTTTTTGGAAGTTTATGCTTGCATGCATTTCTAGAAGGAATGCCATTACAAGGGGAAACCAGTATGATTTATGGAATCTCCATTCATAAAATACCTATTGCCTTTATTTTTACTTCGTTTTTATTATCCAGTCATTACAGTAAGTGGAAAACAGTCCTGATTATATTATTTTTTGCAGCGATGTCACCTTTGGGAAGTCTTGCTGCTGGAAATCTAGAAATCCTTCAAGATTTTATGCTACCCATCAAAGCTTTAGTAGCTGGAATTGTTCTTCATGTCTCTACTACGCTGATTCTAGAAGCTAGTGAAGCGCATAAGTTCAATCTGTCTAAGATTGTGGTCATGGTTATCGGTGGTGTTTTGGGGTTTTTATTGTAG
- a CDS encoding type I phosphomannose isomerase catalytic subunit, translating to MTAYPIKFEPILQEKIWGGSKLKSLLNKKTTSDVIGESWEISGVEGHISVVNNGVYKGCSITDLIRDHRYEFVGNKNYSQFGNDFPLLIKYLDAKTDLSVQVHPDDEMAKAEHNAYGKTEMWYIMDREADATIINGFKNENVTTNALKTLTKDNVDQILNKQKVNKGESFFIPAGKVHAIGAGVLAAEIQQTSDITYRIYDWDRKDVNGNERELHLEKSLKAVKRNIPQSNSTAGHNSYKNARVLASCPYFTSTVIQIDQETSIDYSQNDSFVIYMCVEGSFEISVNDSKEKVSFGETVLVPANARQVLLETQAAKIIELYIK from the coding sequence ATGACAGCTTACCCTATAAAATTTGAGCCTATCCTTCAAGAAAAAATCTGGGGAGGATCAAAATTAAAAAGTCTCTTGAATAAAAAAACAACAAGTGATGTGATAGGAGAAAGTTGGGAGATATCAGGAGTTGAAGGTCATATATCTGTAGTAAATAATGGAGTCTATAAAGGTTGTAGTATAACAGACCTCATTAGAGATCATAGATATGAATTTGTAGGAAATAAGAATTACAGTCAGTTTGGAAACGATTTTCCACTATTGATCAAATATCTAGATGCAAAAACAGATCTCTCTGTACAAGTACATCCAGATGATGAAATGGCTAAAGCAGAGCATAATGCTTATGGTAAAACAGAAATGTGGTACATCATGGATCGAGAAGCAGATGCAACGATAATCAATGGCTTTAAGAATGAAAATGTGACTACTAATGCATTGAAAACACTCACAAAAGATAATGTAGATCAAATTTTAAACAAACAAAAAGTAAATAAGGGCGAATCGTTTTTTATTCCAGCAGGTAAAGTACATGCCATAGGCGCAGGTGTTCTTGCGGCAGAGATCCAACAAACGTCAGATATTACCTATAGGATTTACGATTGGGATCGTAAAGACGTCAATGGTAATGAAAGAGAATTACATCTAGAAAAATCTTTAAAGGCTGTAAAAAGGAATATACCTCAATCAAATAGTACAGCAGGTCACAACTCATATAAGAATGCTCGTGTTCTAGCCAGTTGTCCCTATTTTACTTCTACAGTTATACAAATAGATCAAGAAACTTCCATTGATTATTCTCAGAATGACTCTTTTGTTATTTATATGTGTGTGGAAGGATCTTTTGAAATTTCAGTAAATGATTCTAAAGAAAAAGTGAGTTTTGGAGAAACAGTTCTTGTTCCAGCAAATGCAAGGCAAGTATTGCTAGAAACCCAAGCTGCCAAAATAATTGAATTATATATTAAATAG
- a CDS encoding dolichyl-phosphate beta-glucosyltransferase: protein MKTGIIIPCYNEEKRLNQEAFVSFIQENEDYHLCFVNDGSKDNTLEVLHNMKNLAPNAISVIDVKKNSGKATAVRAGARFLYSQPHISNIGFMDADLSTDFRDFKDLVKTLMRDNQIMVFGSRNSGGSSKIERDFMRNILSKFIKQFILLVLGMNIRDTQCGAKVFTKDIVPVVYYEEFLSRWLFDVEIFLRLKKYLGEKNVMKRITEQPLMRWVHVNDSKLRTKDALIIPAKLTQIWVNYNLLNSVPSTNHTSSFPFAMSESSTELSIAA, encoded by the coding sequence ATGAAAACAGGAATTATTATCCCTTGCTACAACGAAGAGAAACGCTTAAACCAAGAAGCTTTTGTGTCTTTTATTCAAGAAAATGAAGATTACCATTTGTGTTTTGTAAATGATGGAAGTAAAGACAATACCTTAGAGGTTCTACATAATATGAAGAATCTAGCTCCAAATGCAATTAGTGTAATCGACGTAAAAAAGAACTCAGGAAAAGCGACCGCTGTTAGGGCAGGAGCTCGTTTTTTATATAGTCAACCCCATATATCAAACATTGGATTTATGGATGCCGATCTTTCTACAGACTTTAGAGATTTTAAAGACTTAGTAAAAACGTTAATGAGAGATAATCAGATCATGGTATTTGGTTCAAGAAATTCTGGTGGAAGCAGTAAAATCGAACGAGACTTTATGAGAAATATTCTCTCGAAGTTTATCAAACAATTCATCCTGCTTGTTCTCGGAATGAATATAAGAGATACTCAATGTGGAGCAAAAGTATTTACCAAAGATATTGTACCCGTAGTTTATTATGAGGAATTTTTAAGCAGGTGGTTGTTTGATGTAGAGATTTTCTTAAGACTCAAAAAATATTTAGGAGAAAAGAATGTTATGAAAAGAATTACAGAGCAACCACTAATGAGATGGGTTCATGTGAACGATTCAAAATTAAGAACAAAAGATGCTTTAATTATACCTGCAAAGTTGACCCAAATATGGGTCAATTATAACTTGTTAAATAGTGTCCCTTCAACAAACCATACCTCGTCATTTCCTTTTGCTATGAGTGAGTCTTCGACTGAATTATCTATCGCAGCTTAA
- a CDS encoding glycoside hydrolase family 2 TIM barrel-domain containing protein has protein sequence MKKNKLLYRSIIIIAFLCINAGIIYGISQVMAYLNTGADTSKILHLDLARTDYYLPEVTWVSINNPGRPLEFANQQKLEQDYLDAWHVKNLALETNNTDGIYDHYTKSAQEKVNALIAYNAAQQLQIKSTTLSHNISLEFYSADGTIAVLTDKAVTGIENIYRNDQLIKEREFNEDYRIILLLEDGFWRVRHFEKLAINKVVTFDKTIPLDIKLIKGINYYPENYPWDTFNEKVDSTVFAQDFKIIKDLNLNTIRIFIGYEDFGKATVNDLKLKKLQTLLNQAHQVDLKVMISLFDFYGDYDMKNWTLTNQHLKSIISAVKDHPAVLAWDIKNEPNLDFKNRKEERVLSWLSQTIKAVKKIDTIHPVTIGWSNTVSALKLEKEVDFISYHYYEDIAELSTAHQSLKNKTSKPIVLQEIGLPSYDGLWTFNGNTVNDQAAFYRQLLDTQKRDRINYLFWTLYDFNEIPTDVAGSLPWRKNKQAYFGIIDSTGVKPAYLLVKSMN, from the coding sequence GTGAAAAAAAACAAACTATTATATCGATCTATTATCATAATCGCATTTCTATGTATTAATGCTGGGATTATTTATGGTATAAGTCAAGTTATGGCTTACCTCAACACTGGTGCTGATACTTCAAAAATATTACATCTCGATCTGGCACGTACCGATTATTATTTACCTGAAGTGACTTGGGTTTCTATCAATAATCCAGGAAGACCTCTTGAGTTTGCTAACCAACAAAAATTGGAACAGGATTATCTAGATGCTTGGCATGTAAAGAACCTAGCTCTAGAAACTAATAATACAGACGGTATTTATGATCATTATACAAAAAGTGCTCAAGAAAAAGTAAACGCTTTAATTGCGTACAATGCGGCGCAACAACTTCAAATAAAATCTACAACTCTTAGCCACAACATCTCCCTAGAATTTTACAGTGCTGACGGTACCATTGCTGTATTAACCGATAAAGCAGTTACTGGAATCGAGAACATATATCGCAACGATCAATTGATTAAAGAAAGAGAATTTAATGAAGACTATAGAATCATCCTTTTACTAGAAGATGGTTTCTGGCGGGTGAGGCATTTTGAGAAACTAGCCATAAATAAAGTTGTCACTTTTGACAAAACGATTCCTTTAGATATAAAACTTATAAAAGGAATTAATTATTATCCTGAGAACTATCCCTGGGATACCTTTAATGAAAAAGTAGACTCTACTGTTTTTGCACAAGATTTTAAAATTATAAAAGACTTGAATTTAAATACTATACGCATTTTTATAGGTTATGAAGATTTTGGAAAAGCAACTGTAAATGATCTAAAACTTAAAAAGCTTCAAACACTTTTAAATCAAGCGCACCAGGTCGATTTAAAAGTGATGATTAGCCTTTTTGATTTCTATGGAGATTATGATATGAAGAACTGGACGCTGACTAACCAGCACTTAAAAAGCATTATCAGTGCTGTAAAAGATCATCCTGCTGTTCTCGCTTGGGATATTAAAAACGAACCCAATCTTGATTTTAAAAATCGCAAGGAAGAGCGTGTTCTTTCTTGGTTATCTCAAACCATTAAAGCAGTAAAGAAAATAGATACTATTCATCCAGTAACCATAGGATGGTCCAATACTGTCTCAGCTTTAAAATTAGAGAAAGAAGTAGATTTTATATCCTATCATTATTATGAGGACATAGCCGAGTTAAGCACTGCTCATCAATCTTTAAAAAACAAAACGTCCAAACCTATCGTATTGCAAGAAATAGGACTTCCTAGCTATGATGGTTTATGGACTTTTAATGGGAACACAGTGAATGATCAGGCCGCTTTTTACCGACAACTTCTAGACACACAAAAAAGAGACCGTATCAACTATCTCTTTTGGACGCTGTATGATTTTAATGAAATCCCTACTGATGTGGCTGGATCTCTTCCATGGCGCAAGAATAAGCAAGCCTACTTTGGAATCATCGATTCTACTGGTGTAAAGCCAGCTTATTTACTCGTGAAATCAATGAATTAA
- a CDS encoding glycosyltransferase, with amino-acid sequence MILAIVTAYPPSKVTLNEYAFHLVKHFRQHQEVTELILFTDDTAANAIIDFKEEGCQVTLKPCWKFNSYFNLISIAKAVRSTQPDMVLYNLQFMKFGDKKIPAALGLFSPWLTKLMKVKTTVLLHNIMETVDLSSAGFTNNKIKMSVFNFIGEMLTRVILKADRLVLTISKYVAILEDKYQAKNCILIPHGTFEIPEEPSYELAEGPLKIMTFGKFGTYKKVEKLIEAVEQVRLNTGQNLEIVIAGTDNPNTIGYLDAVKKAYKHVSNITFTGYVAEEDVPVIFSESAMVVFPYTSTTGSSGVLHQAGSYGKAVVMPDLGDLSILVKEEGYKGEFFEPESVESLAAAIEKLVVDKTYRNEIAKTNYQAAAALPMSIITKMYLNAFNDQLVVEPDLVVAA; translated from the coding sequence ATGATATTAGCTATAGTAACTGCATATCCGCCTAGTAAAGTAACTCTTAATGAATACGCCTTCCATTTAGTAAAACACTTTAGACAACACCAAGAGGTTACAGAGCTCATCTTATTTACAGATGATACTGCTGCAAATGCTATAATTGATTTTAAAGAAGAAGGTTGTCAAGTAACCCTAAAGCCATGCTGGAAATTTAATAGTTATTTCAACTTAATTTCTATCGCAAAAGCGGTGAGAAGCACTCAGCCAGACATGGTTTTGTACAACTTACAATTCATGAAATTTGGAGATAAGAAAATACCTGCTGCATTAGGCTTGTTTTCTCCATGGTTAACAAAATTGATGAAAGTAAAAACGACCGTATTACTTCATAATATCATGGAAACAGTTGATTTATCAAGTGCAGGTTTTACGAATAATAAAATTAAAATGAGTGTTTTTAACTTCATAGGAGAAATGCTTACTCGTGTAATTCTTAAAGCAGATAGATTAGTATTGACCATCAGTAAATACGTAGCCATTTTAGAAGATAAATACCAAGCAAAAAACTGTATTTTGATTCCTCATGGAACTTTTGAAATCCCTGAAGAACCAAGTTATGAACTAGCTGAAGGGCCTTTAAAAATAATGACTTTCGGAAAATTTGGGACCTATAAAAAAGTAGAGAAACTTATCGAAGCTGTAGAACAAGTTAGATTAAACACTGGTCAAAATCTTGAAATAGTTATTGCAGGAACTGATAACCCTAATACAATAGGCTATCTAGATGCGGTAAAAAAAGCCTATAAACATGTGTCTAATATTACGTTTACAGGTTATGTTGCTGAGGAAGATGTGCCAGTCATATTCTCTGAAAGTGCTATGGTCGTATTTCCTTATACTTCTACTACGGGGAGTTCTGGGGTCTTGCACCAGGCTGGTAGTTATGGAAAAGCAGTTGTAATGCCAGATTTAGGAGATTTAAGTATTTTAGTAAAAGAAGAAGGTTATAAAGGCGAATTCTTTGAGCCAGAAAGTGTAGAAAGCCTTGCTGCAGCTATTGAAAAACTAGTGGTAGATAAAACCTATAGAAACGAAATAGCAAAAACCAATTACCAAGCTGCTGCGGCACTACCTATGTCAATTATAACTAAGATGTATTTGAATGCGTTTAATGATCAACTAGTTGTAGAACCAGATTTAGTGGTTGCGGCTTAA